Proteins encoded together in one Hevea brasiliensis isolate MT/VB/25A 57/8 chromosome 16, ASM3005281v1, whole genome shotgun sequence window:
- the LOC110637837 gene encoding uncharacterized protein LOC110637837, which yields MAASLLSLFQPNLSSPIRPLAVLNKSRKMRIPYELKQGQTRLFYQLPSGLNMEVIEQKGIVCNSSTDPDYKRSSENPPLVFVHGSYHAAWCWAEHWLPFFSSCGYDCYALSLLGQGESDGPVGSFAGSLQTHAGDIADFIQKTLKLPPVLLGHSFGGLIIQYYIANIRNKQFIEMKKLYPDLAGAVLVCSVPPSGNSGLVWRYLFSKPIAAFKVTRSLAAKAFQTDLSLCKETFFTSTMEDNLVMRYQELMRESSRMPLFDLRKLNASLPVPSVPKSSMKVLVVGASDDFIVDAEGLHETGRFYGVSPICVEGVAHDMMLDCSWEEGAKVILSWLNGLSR from the exons ATGGCTgcttctcttctttctcttttccAGCCAAACCTCTCATCCCCTATAAGGCCCCTTGCTGTTCTCAACAAATCCCGCAAAATGAGGATTCCCTACGAGTTAAAGCAGGGGCAGACTCGTCTTTTCTACCAGCTTCCTTCTGGGTTGAACATGGAGGTGATTGAGCAGAAGGGTATAGTATGTAATAGTAGCACAGACCCAGATTATAAGAGAAGCAGTGAAAACCCACCTCTGGTTTTTGTTCATGGAAGCTACCATGCGGCTTGGTGCTGGGCTGAGCACTGGTTGCCTTTCTTTTCAAGCTGTGGATATGATTGCTATGCCCTTAGCTTGTTGGGTCAG GGTGAAAGTGATGGACCTGTTGGTTCTTTTGCTGGTTCTCTACAG ACACATGCAGGTGACATTGCTGACTTCATCCAGAAAACACTCAAGTTGCCACCAGTTTTGCTTGGACATTCTTTTGGGGGGCTAATTATTCAGTATTATATTGCAAATATTAGAAACAAACAATTTATAG AAATGAAGAAGCTGTACCCTGATCTTGCTGGAGCTGTGCTTGTCTGTTCTGTACCTCCTTCGGGTAATAG TGGGTTAGTGTGGCGGTATCTCTTTTCCAAGCCTATTGCTGCTTTTAAG GTGACACGCAGCTTGGCAGCTAAAGCTTTTCAAACTGATCTTTCTCTTTGTAAGGAAACATTTTTCACATCAACAATGGAGGATAATCTGGTGATGCG TTATCAGGAACTAATGAGAGAAAGTTCAAGAATGCCATTGTTTGATCTACGGAAGCTAAATGCATCACTTCCTGTTCCTTCAGTGCCAAAATCTTCCATGAAAGTCCTTGTGGTGGGTGCAAGTGATGACTTCATAGTG GATGCCGAAGGACTTCATGAAACAGGAAGATTTTATGGCGTATCACCAATCTGTGTTGAAGGAGTTGCCCATGACATGATGTTAGATTGCTCTTGGGAGGAAGGCGCAAAAGTTATCCTCTCATGGTTGAATGGTTTGAGCAGATAA
- the LOC110637843 gene encoding mannose-6-phosphate isomerase 1 has protein sequence MDAEFNHHYHRRPLLRLRCSVQNYDWGKPGTDSQVARLFSLNSGSKIELDKLYAELWMGTHKSGPSFLLESDVENGASIGSQCITLKEWIAKNPNVLGDKVFDKWGSDLPFLFKVLSVAKALSIQAHPDKELAKMLHKLQPDVYKDDNHKPEMALAITEFEALCGFISLEELKGVLQNIPEIVELVGCTDANQVLHMNEQDGEEKVKSVLRSIFTQLMSASKEMTTKIISKLKTRLHLESQVRKLTDKERLVLQLEKQYPADIGIISAFFFNYVKLNPGEALYLGANEPHAYLYGDCIECMATSDNVVRAGLTPKHRDIQTLCSMLTYKQGFPEILKGFPLSPYITRYLPPFDEFEVDSCVLPRGASTVFPAVPGPSIFVITAGEGRMHTESSKEVVTEGDVLFAPANIEISITTVSELHLYRAGVNSRFFQIL, from the exons ATGGATGCTGAATTCAACCACCACTATCACCGTCGACCACTGCTGAGACTCAGATGCTCAGTTCAGAACTATGATTGGGGCAAACCAGGCACGGATTCCCAGGTTGCTAGGCTTTTTTCCTTGAATTCTGGGTCTAAAATTGAACTTGACAAGCTCTATGCCGAGCTTTGGATGGGAACCCACAAGTCTGGACCGTCTTTTCTGCTGGAAAGTGATGTGGAGAATGGGGCTTCAATTGGGTCTCAATGTATCACTCTGAAAGAGTGgattgccaagaaccctaatgtGCTTGGAGATAAGGTTTTTGATAAGTGGGGTTCTGATCTCCCTTTCTTGTTCAAG GTACTTTCTGTAGCAAAAGCATTGTCGATTCAGGCTCACCCTGATAAAGAATTGGCCAAAATGCTGCACAAGTTGCAGCCAGATGTTTACAAGGATGATAACCATAAGCCTGAGATGGCTTTGGCCATAACTGAGTTTGAGGCCCTTTGTGGTTTTATCAGTCTTGAG GAGCTCAAAGGGGTACTTCAAAATATTCCTGAGATTGTAGAACTGGTTGGCTGTACAGATGCCAACCAAGTTTTACATATGAACGAGCAGGATGGGGAGGAGAAAGTAAAATCAGTCCTGAGATCAATTTTTACCCAACTTATGTCTGCTAGCAAAGAGATGACAActaaaataatatcaaaattgaAAACTCGATTGCACCTAGAAAGCCAG GTGAGGAAGTTGACAGACAAGGAACGGCTGGTCTTGCAGTTAGAAAAGCAATATCCAGCCGATATTGGCATTATATCAGCCTTCTTTTTCAATTATGTGAAGCTTAATCCTGGTGAAGCACTGTATCTTGGGGCAAATGAGCCCCATGCATATCTATACGGTGATTGTATTGAATGCATGGCAACATCAGACAATGTTGTGCGGGCTGGCCTTACTCCCAAGCATCGGGATATCCAAACATTATGTTCCATGCTCACATACAAACAG GGATTCCCTGAAATCCTGAAAGGATTTCCTCTGAGTCCGTATATAACAAGATATCTCCCACCTTTTGATGAATTTGAGGTTGATAGCTGTGTTCTTCCTAGGGGGGCATCAACAGTGTTCCCTGCAGTCCCAGGTCCTTCCATATTTGTGATCACAGCTGGGGAGGGAAGAATGCACACCGAATCATCTAAAGAGGTTGTTACTGAAGGAGATGTCCTGTTTGCACCTGCCAACATTGAGATTAGCATAACAACTGTATCTGAGCTGCATCTGTATAGGGCTGGTGTGAATAGCAGGTTCTTCCAAATCTTGTGA